Proteins co-encoded in one Flavobacterium fluviale genomic window:
- the tsaE gene encoding tRNA (adenosine(37)-N6)-threonylcarbamoyltransferase complex ATPase subunit type 1 TsaE, whose translation MNIVFSLDQIQEAAEQILASNPKKIILFNGEMGVGKTTLIKQLCKSLGVEDATSSPTFSLVNEYNTANNEIVYHFDFYRLNKETEALDMGVDDYLYSGNWCFIEWSEKIENLLPEETSTITIELLSDGKRELKLV comes from the coding sequence ATGAATATCGTTTTTTCATTAGATCAAATTCAAGAAGCCGCAGAGCAGATTTTAGCATCAAACCCTAAAAAAATCATTCTTTTTAATGGAGAAATGGGGGTTGGAAAAACCACTTTAATAAAGCAATTATGCAAAAGTTTAGGTGTTGAAGATGCTACGAGCAGTCCAACCTTTTCTTTAGTTAACGAATATAATACTGCTAATAATGAGATCGTTTATCATTTTGATTTTTACAGATTAAATAAAGAAACCGAAGCGCTAGATATGGGGGTAGATGATTATTTGTACTCTGGAAATTGGTGTTTTATTGAATGGTCTGAAAAAATTGAAAATCTTCTTCCAGAAGAAACTTCAACTATTACAATTGAATTACTTTCAGACGGAAAAAGAGAACTGAAATTAGTTTAA
- the porX gene encoding T9SS response regulator signal transducer PorX encodes MDKIKILWVDDEIDLLKPHILFLEKKNYEVTTCNNGLDAIALFEEDNFDIVFLDENMPGMSGLETLSEMKEKKSAIPMIMITKSEEEYIMEEAIGSKIADYLIKPVNPNQILLSLKKNLDHSRLISEKTTLDYQKEFRKIAMELAMVNSYEDWVELYKKLLFWELELENINDQAMIEILESQKVEANSQFGKYIERNYEDWFAPKADKPIQSHTLFKELVVPELKKKDKPVLFVVIDNLRYDQWKSFETVIANYYKLEKEVPYYSILPTATQYARNAIFSGLMPVDMEKQFPEYWKNDVEDGGKNLYEAEFLSAQLKRLGLNIKEDYFKITNYAGGKKLAENFKALKGNDLVTVVYNFVDMLSHAKTEMEVVKELASDDKAYRSLTLSWFKNSPLLEIIQQAQLLGFKLILTTDHGTINVKNPSKVVGDKNTSLNLRYKTGRSLTYEQKDVYVVKEPKTIGLPAINMSSSFIFAKNDFFLAYVNNYNHYVSYYKNTYQHGGISLEEMIIPFLVFNPK; translated from the coding sequence ATGGATAAGATAAAAATACTTTGGGTCGATGATGAAATCGATCTTTTAAAGCCCCATATATTATTTCTAGAGAAAAAAAATTACGAAGTTACGACTTGTAATAACGGACTTGATGCTATCGCATTGTTTGAAGAAGACAATTTTGATATTGTTTTTTTGGATGAAAATATGCCTGGAATGAGCGGTTTAGAAACCCTTTCTGAAATGAAAGAGAAAAAATCAGCTATACCTATGATTATGATTACAAAAAGCGAGGAAGAATACATTATGGAAGAAGCCATAGGTTCTAAAATCGCCGATTACTTGATAAAACCTGTAAATCCGAATCAGATTTTATTGAGTTTGAAAAAAAATCTGGACCATTCTCGATTGATTTCTGAAAAGACAACTTTAGATTACCAAAAGGAATTCAGAAAAATTGCAATGGAATTGGCAATGGTGAATTCGTATGAAGACTGGGTGGAATTGTATAAAAAATTACTTTTCTGGGAATTAGAGCTTGAAAACATCAACGATCAGGCGATGATCGAAATTTTAGAATCTCAAAAAGTTGAAGCCAATTCACAATTTGGAAAATATATTGAACGAAATTATGAAGATTGGTTTGCACCAAAAGCAGATAAACCGATACAATCTCATACTTTATTTAAAGAATTAGTTGTTCCAGAGTTAAAAAAGAAAGACAAACCTGTTTTATTTGTTGTAATCGACAACCTTCGTTACGACCAATGGAAATCTTTTGAAACTGTAATAGCCAATTATTACAAATTAGAAAAAGAAGTTCCTTATTATTCTATTCTTCCAACAGCCACTCAATATGCTAGAAATGCTATTTTCTCTGGCTTAATGCCTGTGGATATGGAAAAACAATTTCCTGAATATTGGAAAAACGACGTTGAAGATGGCGGAAAAAATCTTTACGAAGCTGAGTTTCTATCGGCTCAATTGAAAAGATTAGGCTTAAATATTAAGGAAGATTATTTCAAAATTACAAATTATGCCGGCGGTAAAAAGCTTGCAGAAAACTTCAAAGCTTTAAAAGGTAATGACTTAGTTACTGTTGTTTACAATTTTGTAGATATGCTTTCGCATGCTAAAACAGAAATGGAAGTTGTAAAAGAATTAGCTTCTGATGATAAGGCATATCGCTCATTAACACTAAGTTGGTTTAAAAATTCTCCTTTATTAGAAATCATTCAGCAGGCACAGCTTTTAGGATTCAAATTAATTTTAACCACAGATCACGGAACAATTAATGTAAAAAATCCGTCTAAAGTTGTGGGAGATAAAAATACAAGTCTAAATTTGCGTTACAAAACCGGTCGTAGTTTAACCTATGAACAAAAAGATGTTTATGTAGTTAAAGAACCAAAAACAATTGGTTTACCAGCTATAAACATGAGCAGTTCGTTTATTTTTGCCAAAAATGATTTCTTTTTGGCTTATGTAAACAACTACAATCATTATGTGAGTTATTACAAAAATACATATCAGCACGGCGGAATTTCCTTAGAAGAAATGATTATTCCGTTTTTGGTATTTAACCCGAAATAA